A genomic stretch from Balaenoptera acutorostrata unplaced genomic scaffold, mBalAcu1.1 scaffold_1211, whole genome shotgun sequence includes:
- the LOC130706629 gene encoding NUT family member 2G-like, whose protein sequence is MNAGASLSTFTAGPFPPPIPGAQHRPPWQQHLPRPITPAFPPGSSLLLPAFPRTPMVANGGRGPSAPGACNLTVQVRSQGRTVEAPQTQTFVVTQAPLTWSAPGALSRSAACPAPVFIATPVMGTVVTASAVGVSQAGKGGWTPGFPPQAPPPAAQPAPIIRPVNPGPWPHGTSREGRLATNQSNASQDGSSNTKSEYSNFLRWQHVKPLARRHFCLSPDAEAFSCFLIPVLRSLAHLNPTMPLEEGLRRAVQEWRRRSNLDRMIYYETAQKFMEFAAEEEMHIQNLQWMQDLPPPAPPKLDPRGPPAPKVGLQPGTQVPTGAEDPTLSLPKKMSGRRAQPSHPKPHRSQGNPEPKAPKEIPPEAVREDVDRMEALVGPVHSAPGKSDEECGKDGNERKQEDDDTYLDPCLLSYTDELRSREHSVTKVEAVIHPRVPAELSSPDPQLDLSALAEELKQEEALTPEELVQKRLLALKEDEGGPAAPSHSAPGMGSSPSESHAGQGAQRHDQDRHRGVSDEACPPEIDFEALHRPNRADTGPFGPKVFVPSRGRQEVSPSRAGRPSSPQGQRRTGPRLGRRDASLLREASPVREARGPRDAASEDEEAFPSLASLLASLPSLPPCRLSQSPAPASGLASPGGWGAQSAPQAPSPQRRGLSPAPPAAPKSRKRALGGRPAAAEKLPIPGAAHGVSARPALALGLARPSQPGKRKRDPFVIGKRRNRKRKRCSQ, encoded by the exons ATGAACGCCGGTGCCTCCTTGTCTACTTTCACGGCAGggcccttccctccacccattcCTGGCGCCCAGCACCGGCCACCCTGGCAGCAGCACCTGCCACGTCCCATCACCCCAGCATTCCCTCCTGGCAGCAGCCTGCTGCTGCCAGCTTTCCCCAGGACGCCTATGGTGGCTAATGGTGGCCGTGGCCCCAGTGCCCCTGGGGCTTGCAACCTCACTGTCCAAGTCAGGTCACAAGGGAGGACAGTGGAGGCCCCCCAGACTCAGACCTTTGTCGTTACTCAGGCCCCCCTCACCTGGAGCGCTCCAGGGGCCCTCAGCAGGAGTGCCGCATGTCCTGCACCCGTATTCATAGCAACCCCTGTGATGGGGACCGTTGTGACTGCTTCAGCTGTTGGAGTTAgtcaggctggcaagggaggctggaccccaggctttcctcctcaagctccaccaccagctgcccagccggcccctatcattcgcccagtgaaccctgggccatggccacatggcacttccagggagggccgcctggccaccaaccagtccaacgcctcgcaggatggctcctctaacACCAAGAGCGAGTACAGTAACTTCCTACGTTGGCAGCACGTCAAGCCCCTGGCCCGGAGACACTTTTGcctgagtcctgatgcagaagctttttcctgctttctcat CCCAGTGCTTCGATCCCTGGCCCACCTGAATCCCACcatgccgctggaggagggactgcggagggccgtgcaggaatggcggCGCAGGAGCAACCTTGACCGGATGATCTACTACGAGACGGCGCaaaa gttcatggaatttgcggccgaggaggagatgcacattcagaatttgcagtggatgcaggacctgcctcctccagccccaccgaagctggatcctcgggggcccccagccccgaaagtgggccttcagccaggcacccaggttcccactggagctgaa gaCCCCACACTAAGTCTGCCGAAGAA GATGTCCGGCCgcagggcccagccctcgcacccgaagccacacagatcccaggGGAACCCGGAGCCCAAGGCGCCCAAGGAGATTCCccctgaggctgtgagggaggatgtggacaggatggaggcgCTGGTGGGGCCCGTCCACTCAGCCCCAGGCAAGTCAGATGAagaatgtggaaaggacggaaatgagcGGAAGCAGGAAGACGACGACACCTACTTGGACCCGTGTCTCTTGAGCTACACTGACGAGCTGCGTTCCCGGGAACactctgtcaccaag gtggaggcagtcattcaccCTCGAGTCCCGGCAGAATTGTCttccccagacccacagctggatctctcggcccttgctgaggagctgaagcaggaggaagcactcacccctgaagaa ctggtgcagaaacgactcctggccttgaaagaggacgagggtgggccggcagccccgagccacagtgcacccggaatgggctcaagtccTTCTGAGTCCCACGCtggccaaggtgcccagaggcacgaccaagaccgccatcgaggggtcagtgatgaagcctgcccaccagagattgattttgaggctcttcataggcccaACCGAGCAGACACTGGCCCGTTCGGGCCCAAAGTCTTTGTTCCCTCTCGAGGACGTCAGGAGGTCTCTCCATCCCGGGCCGGGCGGCCCTCCTCTCCCCAGGGTCAAAGACGCACTGGCCCTCGACTGGGACGCAGGGATGCGTCTCTTCTCAGAGAGGCGTCTCCTGTTCGGGAGGCCCGAGGGCCCAGGGACGCGGCCAGTGAGGACGAGGAGGCGttccccagcctggcctccctcTTGGCCTCTCTGCCCAGCCTGCCGCCTTGCCGGCTGTCCCAGAGTCCTGCCCCTGCTTCAGGCCTGGCCTCCCCTGGAGGTTGGGGGGCCCAGAGtgctccccaggccccctcccctcagagAAGGGGCCTCAGCCCAGCTCCACCAGCCGCTCCCAAGTCGAGGAAGCGGGCTCTGGGTGGGCGCCCAGCCGCTGCTGAGAAGCTGCCCATCCCCGGGGCTGCCCACGGGGTCTCTGCGAGGCCAGCCTTGGCTCTGGGGCTGGCTCGCCCCTCACAGCCGGGAAAGAGGAAGCGTGACCCGTTTGTcatagggaagaggaggaacaggAAGAGGAAGCGCTGCAGCCAGTAG